The Bradyrhizobium ottawaense genome window below encodes:
- a CDS encoding ABC transporter substrate-binding protein, whose amino-acid sequence MKRREFMATAAALVVSPRRLGAQGMPRRIGFFGFLDPIAREAWRTGLRERGWIEGKNLLIEYRNYADASDRLQTFAAELVALAPDLIVAAGPQAASALKSATIPIVFVVVADPVGLGLVQSLSRPGGNMTGLTSWVPGDWFGKQIEILRELIPHAAKIALLVNRDNPMHRLLLAEEVPSTARKRGVALSIVEATKTEELDTAFASAAAQRADAMIVFGDILTIRQAPRVVGLAAEYHLPAIYFFRQFADGGLVVYGPDIADLFRRAGGYVDKILKGTKPADLPVEQPTKFELVINMKTAKALDLTVPPSLLVRADEVIE is encoded by the coding sequence ATGAAGCGGCGGGAGTTCATGGCGACTGCTGCGGCGCTGGTCGTTTCGCCACGACGGTTGGGGGCGCAAGGAATGCCTCGCCGTATCGGTTTCTTCGGTTTCTTAGATCCGATAGCTCGCGAAGCGTGGCGCACTGGCTTACGTGAAAGGGGTTGGATCGAGGGCAAGAACCTGCTCATCGAATATCGCAATTATGCAGACGCCTCGGATCGCTTGCAAACCTTTGCTGCGGAGTTGGTAGCCCTAGCTCCCGATCTGATAGTTGCCGCCGGGCCGCAAGCAGCCTCCGCCCTGAAATCGGCCACCATTCCGATTGTCTTCGTGGTTGTTGCCGATCCTGTTGGACTTGGCCTGGTTCAAAGCCTCTCGCGCCCAGGCGGCAACATGACCGGTCTTACCTCGTGGGTTCCGGGAGATTGGTTTGGAAAACAAATCGAAATCCTCCGCGAACTGATACCCCATGCCGCAAAAATTGCGCTCTTAGTCAATCGCGACAACCCAATGCACAGGCTGCTGTTAGCTGAGGAGGTACCAAGCACAGCCCGAAAGCGCGGGGTCGCTCTGTCTATAGTCGAGGCGACTAAGACCGAGGAACTCGACACCGCCTTTGCTTCAGCAGCTGCCCAGCGCGCCGATGCAATGATCGTTTTTGGCGACATTCTGACCATTCGCCAAGCCCCGCGAGTTGTCGGGCTCGCGGCGGAGTACCATTTGCCCGCGATTTACTTCTTCCGACAATTCGCCGATGGCGGATTGGTCGTCTACGGCCCCGATATAGCCGATCTATTCCGCCGTGCAGGCGGCTACGTCGATAAGATCCTCAAGGGCACCAAGCCTGCCGATCTGCCGGTAGAGCAGCCGACCAAGTTCGAGCTAGTCATCAACATGAAAACGGCGAAAGCGCTCGACCTCACTGTGCCGCCCTCGTTACTCGTTCGTGCCGATGAGGTGATCGAATAG
- a CDS encoding substrate-binding domain-containing protein: MEILRMLSTLGLMGAMRSLSSAYEAATGVRIDADFAPTLALLKRLRDGEAADLVILTREGLDQMIAEGRVLSESAADLARSYVGIAVRAGQAHPDIGSEAALRRTLLAARSIAYSRLGASGVYFAQLIVRMGIAAEINAKATIVEQGFTAERLVSGEADLAVQQISELKQVGGIEVVGPIPHELQTPAVFSAGRMAGAKHADAADRLLRYLASPEVVPVLRQSGLEP; this comes from the coding sequence ATGGAAATCCTTCGCATGCTTTCGACGCTCGGCCTGATGGGTGCGATGCGCAGCCTGTCGTCCGCGTACGAAGCCGCAACCGGCGTCCGCATCGACGCCGACTTCGCGCCGACCCTCGCTCTGCTGAAGCGCCTGCGCGACGGCGAGGCCGCCGATCTCGTGATCCTCACGCGCGAGGGGCTGGACCAGATGATCGCGGAGGGCCGCGTGCTCTCAGAGAGCGCCGCCGATCTGGCGCGCTCCTATGTCGGCATTGCCGTGCGGGCAGGGCAGGCGCATCCCGATATCGGAAGCGAAGCGGCGCTGCGCAGGACGCTGCTCGCAGCGCGGTCCATCGCCTATTCGCGGCTGGGCGCGAGCGGCGTCTACTTCGCCCAGCTGATCGTGCGGATGGGGATCGCAGCCGAGATCAACGCAAAGGCGACCATCGTCGAGCAGGGCTTTACAGCCGAGCGTCTCGTCAGCGGCGAGGCCGACCTCGCCGTGCAGCAGATCAGCGAGCTGAAGCAGGTCGGCGGCATCGAGGTGGTGGGACCGATCCCGCACGAGCTGCAGACACCGGCGGTGTTCTCCGCCGGCCGCATGGCAGGGGCGAAGCACGCCGACGCCGCGGACCGTCTGCTGCGCTATCTGGCATCGCCCGAGGTCGTACCCGTCCTGCGCCAATCGGGACTCGAGCCTTGA
- a CDS encoding SRPBCC family protein, translating into MRITVETNVAAPVDQVWRAYTTPADIVKWNAASDDWHTTRATVDLRDGGAFSSRMEAKDGSMGFDFAGTYTKIVNHKRIEYAFGDRKAEVEFVPGPKGVVVRVVFDSEPTHSVEQQQGGWQAILDSFARYVEARQNKS; encoded by the coding sequence ATGAGAATTACCGTCGAGACCAACGTAGCAGCCCCCGTCGATCAGGTCTGGCGTGCCTATACGACGCCTGCCGATATCGTGAAGTGGAACGCAGCGTCCGACGACTGGCATACGACCAGGGCTACGGTCGACCTGCGTGATGGCGGCGCGTTCTCGTCGCGCATGGAGGCCAAGGACGGCAGCATGGGTTTCGACTTCGCCGGCACTTACACGAAGATCGTTAACCACAAGCGGATCGAATACGCGTTCGGCGATCGAAAGGCCGAAGTTGAATTCGTGCCCGGCCCAAAAGGAGTTGTCGTCCGCGTCGTCTTCGATAGCGAACCGACGCACTCCGTCGAGCAACAGCAAGGCGGTTGGCAGGCGATCCTCGATAGCTTCGCGCGATATGTGGAGGCAAGACAGAATAAGTCGTGA
- a CDS encoding ABC-F family ATP-binding cassette domain-containing protein has protein sequence MIRLDNVSKQAGHQILFIEASAALNKGEKIGLVGPNGAGKTTLFRMIAGEELPDEGQVSTDRGITIGYFNQDVGEMSGRSAVAEVMDGAGPVSEVAAELRELEAAMADPDKADQMDEIITRYGEVQHRFEELDGYALDGRAREALSGLGFSQETMDGDVGKLSGGWKMRVALARILLMRPDVMLLDEPSNHLDLESLIWLEKFLHDYEGTLLMTSHDREFINRVISKVIEIDSGSLTTYTGDYEFYEQQRAQNEKQQQAQFERQQAMLAKEIKFIERFKARASHAAQVQSRVKKLDKIERVEPPRRRQSVAFDFPPAPRSGEDVVALKNVHKGYGAKRIYDGLDFMIRRRERWCVMGVNGAGKSTLLKLVAGASEPDQGTVAVGGSVKMGYFAQHAMDLLDGEQTVFQSLEYAFPTAGQGSLRALAGCFGFSGDDVEKRCRVLSGGEKARLVMAKMLFDPPNFLVLDEPTNHLDLATKEMLITALSDFEGTMLFVSHDRHFLATLSNRVLELTPEGIHQFGGGYTEYVARTGQEAPGLRS, from the coding sequence ATGATCCGCCTCGACAACGTCAGCAAGCAAGCCGGCCACCAGATCCTGTTCATTGAAGCCTCTGCCGCCCTCAACAAGGGCGAGAAGATCGGCCTCGTCGGGCCGAACGGTGCCGGCAAGACCACGCTGTTCCGGATGATCGCCGGTGAGGAACTGCCCGACGAGGGACAGGTTTCGACCGATCGCGGCATCACCATCGGCTATTTCAACCAGGACGTCGGCGAGATGTCTGGCCGCAGTGCCGTGGCCGAGGTGATGGACGGGGCCGGTCCCGTCAGCGAGGTCGCGGCCGAGCTGCGCGAGCTCGAGGCCGCCATGGCCGACCCTGACAAAGCCGACCAGATGGACGAGATCATCACCCGCTACGGCGAGGTGCAGCACCGTTTCGAGGAGCTCGACGGCTATGCGCTCGACGGCCGCGCGCGCGAAGCGCTGTCCGGCCTCGGCTTCAGTCAGGAGACGATGGACGGCGACGTCGGAAAACTCTCCGGCGGCTGGAAGATGCGCGTCGCGTTGGCGCGTATTCTTTTGATGCGCCCCGACGTCATGCTGCTCGACGAGCCGAGCAACCATCTCGATCTCGAAAGCCTGATCTGGCTGGAAAAATTCCTGCACGACTACGAAGGCACGCTGCTGATGACCTCGCATGACCGCGAGTTCATCAACCGCGTGATCTCCAAGGTGATCGAGATCGATAGCGGCTCGCTCACCACCTATACCGGCGATTACGAATTCTACGAGCAGCAGCGGGCGCAGAACGAGAAGCAGCAGCAGGCGCAGTTCGAGCGCCAGCAGGCCATGCTCGCCAAGGAGATCAAGTTCATCGAGCGCTTCAAGGCGCGCGCCTCTCATGCCGCTCAGGTGCAGAGCCGGGTGAAGAAGCTCGACAAGATCGAGCGGGTCGAGCCGCCGCGCCGCCGCCAGAGCGTGGCGTTCGACTTTCCGCCGGCACCGCGCTCGGGCGAGGACGTCGTGGCGCTCAAGAACGTGCACAAGGGCTACGGAGCCAAGCGCATCTATGACGGGCTCGATTTCATGATCCGGCGCAGGGAGCGCTGGTGCGTGATGGGCGTCAACGGCGCCGGCAAGTCGACGCTGCTCAAGCTCGTCGCGGGCGCGAGCGAGCCGGACCAGGGCACGGTGGCGGTCGGCGGCAGCGTCAAGATGGGCTATTTCGCCCAGCACGCGATGGACCTGCTCGACGGCGAGCAGACGGTGTTTCAGTCGCTCGAATACGCGTTTCCGACCGCGGGGCAGGGCTCCTTGCGCGCGCTCGCCGGCTGCTTCGGCTTCTCCGGCGACGATGTCGAGAAGCGCTGCCGCGTGCTCTCGGGCGGCGAGAAGGCGCGCCTCGTGATGGCCAAGATGCTGTTCGACCCACCGAACTTCCTGGTGCTGGACGAGCCGACCAACCACCTCGACCTCGCCACCAAGGAGATGCTGATCACGGCGCTTTCGGATTTCGAGGGCACCATGCTGTTCGTCTCGCATGACCGGCATTTTCTGGCGACGTTGTCGAACCGGGTGCTGGAGCTGACGCCGGAAGGCATCCATCAGTTCGGCGGCGGCTACACGGAATATGTCGCGCGCACCGGGCAGGAGGCGCCGGGGTTGCGGAGCTAA
- a CDS encoding tetratricopeptide repeat protein, which translates to MRTCLLAIVLVLAAPLAARAQSADLVLCDRVAADPSDPDKPADVKGVAEIASSDVATAIRFCKQAAPSSRRAMFALGRAYAANRQTAEAIAAWRKAADKGSSAAMVELGVAYGTGSGIAKDEAQARKLFEKAAQSGNPRGVSNLAALGGAGGAAPADPAQARALLGKAAETNAEAQYQLGLMLSEGTGGAKDDVAARALFEKAAAQNHPGALERMGAFAQEGRGGAKDKDAAKTYYERAAALGDEDAKKALERLRCPYAIKDKQGKLVTTLCF; encoded by the coding sequence ATGCGGACTTGTCTCCTTGCCATCGTTCTCGTGCTTGCCGCGCCGTTGGCGGCGCGCGCGCAATCGGCCGATCTGGTGTTGTGCGACCGGGTCGCGGCCGATCCCAGCGATCCCGACAAGCCGGCTGACGTGAAGGGCGTCGCGGAGATCGCGTCTTCCGACGTCGCGACGGCGATCAGGTTCTGCAAGCAGGCCGCGCCGTCCTCGCGCCGCGCGATGTTCGCACTCGGCCGCGCTTACGCGGCCAACCGGCAGACGGCGGAGGCGATCGCTGCCTGGCGCAAGGCCGCCGACAAGGGATCGAGCGCGGCGATGGTCGAGCTCGGTGTTGCCTATGGCACCGGCTCCGGCATCGCCAAGGACGAGGCGCAGGCGCGAAAACTGTTCGAGAAGGCGGCGCAATCAGGCAACCCCCGCGGCGTCAGCAACCTCGCTGCGCTCGGCGGCGCAGGGGGCGCCGCGCCGGCCGATCCCGCGCAGGCGCGCGCGCTGCTCGGCAAGGCTGCCGAGACCAATGCGGAGGCGCAGTACCAGCTCGGCCTGATGCTTTCCGAAGGCACGGGCGGTGCGAAGGACGACGTCGCGGCGCGTGCGCTGTTCGAGAAAGCGGCGGCGCAAAATCATCCCGGCGCGCTGGAGCGGATGGGGGCCTTCGCACAGGAAGGCCGCGGCGGCGCAAAGGACAAGGACGCCGCGAAGACCTATTACGAGCGCGCCGCCGCGCTCGGCGACGAGGACGCCAAGAAGGCGCTGGAGCGGCTGCGCTGCCCCTATGCGATCAAGGACAAGCAGGGCAAGCTCGTCACCACGCTGTGTTTCTGA